A genomic window from Maridesulfovibrio sp. includes:
- a CDS encoding 4Fe-4S dicluster domain-containing protein has protein sequence MSSRLTPFILASASKCVGCRACELACAAAHVQGGVSVGSLQGTLSPRLYLTRAEEICVPVGCRHCEDAPCAAVCPNGAIQRTDSGVLVDEKHCVGCKTCLAACPVGAMEMAQIWKNGRPALRRVVDPQQPDKYIVEPALLASKCDLCHEREQGPACVQACPKDALTLVDPMKLKKRRNLEAALALAGVGVRAGEEL, from the coding sequence ATGTCATCGCGTTTAACTCCTTTCATCCTCGCCAGCGCCTCCAAATGTGTAGGTTGCCGGGCCTGTGAACTTGCTTGTGCTGCTGCTCATGTTCAGGGTGGTGTTTCCGTGGGAAGCCTTCAGGGTACACTCTCTCCGCGTCTTTATTTAACCCGCGCAGAAGAAATTTGTGTTCCTGTCGGTTGTAGGCATTGCGAAGATGCTCCTTGCGCCGCTGTCTGTCCTAACGGTGCGATCCAGCGCACTGATTCAGGTGTTCTGGTTGATGAAAAACATTGTGTTGGTTGCAAGACCTGCCTTGCGGCCTGTCCTGTCGGTGCGATGGAAATGGCTCAGATCTGGAAGAATGGCCGTCCTGCTTTGCGTCGGGTAGTCGATCCGCAACAGCCGGACAAATATATTGTGGAGCCTGCTCTTTTAGCCAGCAAATGTGATCTTTGTCATGAGCGAGAACAGGGACCGGCCTGTGTGCAGGCTTGCCCGAAGGATGCTTTGACTCTGGTGGACCCCATGAAATTGAAGAAACGCCGTAATCTTGAAGCTGCATTGGCCCTTGCCGGGGTTGGAGTAAGAGCGGGTGAGGAACTGTAA
- the fdhF gene encoding formate dehydrogenase subunit alpha, with amino-acid sequence MQRTTTTCPYCGVGCSLSLEVENGRIVGVSSGPEPSVNQGALCSKGRFGFDFVHHKDRLTTPLVRKGGRLVPASWDEALQLVSDRLGSIAAEYGPDAVGGFSSARCSNEENYLFQKYIRAGLGSNNVDHCARLUHAPTVAGLATSLGSGSMTNSIRELWDMGCGDCVCVIGSNTTECHPLIGIGMLEAKRNGAGLVVIDPREIDLARQADVWLRLRPGTDTPLLSSIAKVILDEGLADLDAVAASTENFTAFRESLHAFDPESVAVIAEVPAEGIRRAARLIGRSTNAAFYYTMGVTQHTTGTNNVLSVSNLALLTGNIGRPKTGVNPLRGQNNVQGSCDMGALPNVLTGYRPVTDGAVRASFEAEWGVALPSEPGMTIPKMLHAIEEDKFKGLFVFGENPMRSDPDINHVEHCLKHVDFLVVQDIFLTETAALADVVLPGASFAEKDGTFTSTERRVQRIRKAVEPIGESRPDWKILADLLARQGRPERYESVAEVFDEMRTLTPSHAGITYERLEEGGIQWPCFNESHPGTPILHVGGCARGPGKFMPLEHREPAELPDAEYPLTLTTGRVVAHYHTGTMTRRCFGLAGTWPEELVEIHPVDAAKHGVSDGELVEISSRRGTVKARAWLTERVRRGLVFMTFHFSDSPANILTIAEGDPVTGTPQLKVCAVSIRKFKEPGVSAAAQVSTSIKEQSPCHRV; translated from the coding sequence ATGCAACGTACAACTACTACATGTCCTTATTGCGGTGTCGGCTGCTCACTTTCTCTGGAAGTTGAGAATGGTCGCATTGTAGGTGTTTCTTCGGGTCCTGAACCATCTGTGAATCAGGGGGCTTTGTGCTCAAAGGGGCGATTCGGTTTCGATTTTGTTCACCATAAAGATCGGCTGACAACACCTCTTGTTCGCAAGGGAGGGCGGCTGGTCCCGGCTTCATGGGATGAGGCTCTTCAGCTTGTATCAGACCGTTTGGGTTCCATTGCGGCTGAATATGGTCCTGATGCTGTCGGCGGATTCAGCAGCGCACGCTGTTCCAACGAAGAGAATTACCTTTTTCAAAAATATATCCGCGCAGGTCTCGGCAGTAATAACGTCGACCATTGCGCTCGTCTCTGACACGCTCCAACTGTAGCCGGGCTGGCTACATCACTCGGAAGCGGTTCCATGACCAACTCGATCCGCGAGCTATGGGATATGGGATGCGGAGATTGTGTTTGCGTTATCGGTTCAAACACTACTGAATGTCATCCGCTTATCGGTATCGGCATGCTGGAAGCTAAACGAAACGGGGCCGGACTGGTCGTCATTGACCCGCGTGAGATTGACCTTGCACGTCAGGCGGATGTCTGGCTTCGTCTGCGTCCGGGTACGGATACTCCGCTTCTGTCGTCTATCGCGAAGGTCATTCTCGATGAAGGGTTGGCTGACCTTGATGCTGTTGCCGCTTCGACTGAGAATTTCACTGCTTTCAGGGAGAGCCTGCATGCTTTTGATCCTGAAAGCGTAGCTGTTATAGCAGAGGTGCCTGCTGAGGGTATCCGCAGGGCAGCCAGACTTATCGGACGTTCTACCAACGCCGCCTTCTATTACACAATGGGGGTTACCCAGCATACCACCGGGACCAATAATGTGTTGTCCGTGTCCAACCTTGCTTTATTAACCGGGAATATCGGGCGCCCGAAAACCGGAGTCAACCCCTTGCGCGGTCAGAACAATGTCCAGGGTTCCTGCGACATGGGAGCTTTGCCCAATGTTCTGACCGGTTATCGGCCGGTAACAGATGGCGCTGTACGGGCTTCTTTTGAAGCTGAATGGGGCGTTGCGCTGCCTTCCGAGCCGGGAATGACCATACCTAAAATGTTGCATGCAATTGAAGAAGACAAGTTCAAAGGACTGTTTGTGTTTGGGGAGAACCCAATGCGCAGTGACCCGGACATCAATCATGTTGAGCATTGTTTAAAGCATGTGGATTTTCTTGTCGTTCAGGATATTTTTCTTACCGAGACCGCAGCACTTGCTGATGTTGTCCTGCCCGGAGCCAGCTTTGCGGAAAAGGACGGAACTTTTACCAGCACTGAGAGGCGGGTCCAGCGTATCCGTAAAGCTGTAGAACCCATTGGCGAGAGTCGCCCGGATTGGAAAATTCTGGCTGATCTGCTTGCCCGCCAAGGCCGCCCGGAGCGTTACGAGAGTGTAGCCGAAGTTTTTGATGAAATGCGAACGCTGACTCCAAGCCATGCGGGAATTACTTACGAACGGCTGGAAGAAGGGGGAATCCAGTGGCCATGTTTTAATGAAAGCCACCCCGGAACCCCGATTCTGCATGTTGGCGGATGTGCGCGCGGTCCTGGAAAATTTATGCCTCTGGAACACCGGGAGCCAGCTGAACTGCCGGACGCAGAGTATCCGCTGACTCTTACAACCGGAAGGGTTGTTGCCCATTACCATACAGGTACCATGACCCGCCGTTGTTTCGGCTTAGCCGGGACATGGCCGGAAGAATTAGTGGAGATTCACCCCGTAGATGCTGCTAAACATGGTGTTTCAGACGGTGAACTGGTGGAAATCAGCTCTCGCAGGGGAACAGTCAAAGCCCGCGCTTGGCTGACCGAAAGGGTTCGCCGAGGTCTGGTCTTTATGACTTTCCATTTCTCCGATAGCCCGGCCAACATTTTAACTATTGCCGAGGGCGATCCTGTAACCGGAACCCCGCAGTTGAAAGTTTGTGCCGTTTCAATCCGTAAATTCAAGGAACCGGGAGTTTCTGCCGCTGCTCAGGTTTCAACATCAATAAAGGAACAAAGTCCATGTCATCGCGTTTAA
- a CDS encoding mechanosensitive ion channel domain-containing protein: MKSYMKAWSPAPAKIPDDIRALHSSGIKRIRELKRSSEKQLLKIDYTIKLASRLQNRLVSLEKGEKYNLFQLWITWLADGTDPAFTPDFWQQVFPGKSWLNLKQSELEAGFERFKRKSVSFTFLVLGIFITSIFLIRLMDKSDHFQNRSEIERVKSLRLMIATCFFFSIYAALKWIYPESMDTAAVLSFGLFYLAILRLSKLICRQKNKLISGELRASILFIISALLLTQQVPARTTSVLFLLVLIALWTYSAFHSWRRDRLHGISLVAKRNSLFSPFFLVALFGYGRLACVLFILWSLILFIRGFGSAWAQILFLRTEMSLELKKGLVRSLAVPAGWAIGFVIAFFWMIDFFGASAVSGIMDLRYTYGDYSIAFGSLIWLAIFFFMTRQCVSAFKVSIEYVGRSWPKAKKGAVPSIQTLFAYAVWFLFSLVTLQILGLSLTSIAVIAGGLSVGIGFGLQNIVNNFIGGLILLFGRSIQQGDVIELNNLWCTVKKINIRTTQVETFENAVIMIPNADLIASQVTNWTKNNAIIRRDILVGVAYGSDINRVKEVLAKIAADHPHVLNSPEPYVHFNDFGSSSLDFLLRVWIDDIDVTLRTLSELRFSINEIFHDEGIEIAFPQMDLHVKSTAERQSA; encoded by the coding sequence TTGAAATCATACATGAAGGCATGGTCACCGGCTCCAGCTAAAATTCCGGATGACATCAGGGCCTTGCATTCCAGTGGAATCAAACGAATCAGGGAACTGAAAAGATCCTCCGAAAAACAACTTCTAAAGATCGATTACACAATAAAATTAGCATCCAGACTGCAAAACAGGCTTGTGTCTCTAGAAAAAGGCGAAAAGTACAACCTGTTTCAGCTATGGATTACATGGCTTGCTGATGGGACAGATCCAGCATTCACCCCCGATTTCTGGCAACAGGTTTTCCCGGGGAAATCATGGTTGAACCTCAAGCAATCAGAACTGGAGGCCGGATTTGAAAGATTCAAACGCAAGTCCGTGTCCTTTACTTTTCTGGTGCTTGGTATCTTCATCACCTCTATTTTTCTCATACGGCTGATGGACAAGAGTGACCATTTTCAGAACCGTTCAGAAATCGAGAGGGTAAAATCGCTGCGGCTGATGATAGCAACCTGCTTTTTCTTCTCGATCTATGCAGCGCTGAAATGGATTTATCCGGAATCAATGGATACAGCCGCGGTCTTATCTTTCGGATTATTCTACTTGGCAATACTCAGGCTTTCCAAGCTGATCTGCCGGCAGAAAAACAAGCTGATCAGTGGAGAGCTAAGGGCCTCAATTCTCTTTATTATAAGTGCACTTCTGCTAACACAACAGGTTCCGGCAAGAACGACCTCAGTACTTTTTTTACTGGTTCTCATCGCACTTTGGACATATTCCGCATTTCATTCATGGCGCAGGGACCGGCTGCATGGAATCTCTTTAGTAGCAAAGCGAAACAGTCTTTTCTCGCCCTTCTTTCTAGTTGCTCTGTTCGGATATGGCAGGCTGGCCTGTGTTTTATTTATTCTATGGTCTTTGATTCTGTTCATCCGCGGATTCGGGTCTGCATGGGCGCAGATTCTGTTTCTCAGAACCGAAATGAGCCTTGAGCTTAAGAAAGGATTGGTCCGCAGTCTTGCGGTTCCTGCGGGCTGGGCAATAGGATTTGTTATCGCTTTTTTTTGGATGATCGACTTCTTCGGAGCGAGTGCAGTCTCAGGTATCATGGACCTACGCTACACTTATGGGGACTATTCGATTGCATTCGGAAGCCTCATCTGGTTGGCAATCTTTTTCTTCATGACCAGACAGTGCGTATCAGCATTCAAGGTCTCCATAGAATATGTAGGACGCAGCTGGCCTAAAGCCAAAAAAGGGGCTGTTCCGTCTATACAGACGCTGTTTGCCTACGCGGTCTGGTTTCTTTTCTCTTTGGTAACACTGCAAATACTCGGGTTAAGCCTGACAAGCATCGCAGTCATTGCCGGTGGTTTGAGTGTCGGTATCGGGTTCGGCCTTCAAAATATCGTCAACAATTTCATAGGCGGCTTAATTCTGTTGTTCGGTCGCTCAATCCAGCAGGGAGATGTAATTGAACTGAACAATCTCTGGTGTACAGTTAAGAAAATCAACATCAGAACAACCCAGGTCGAAACTTTCGAGAACGCAGTAATCATGATCCCCAATGCAGATCTCATTGCTTCACAGGTTACCAACTGGACTAAGAATAATGCCATAATCAGACGCGATATTCTTGTAGGAGTGGCTTATGGATCTGATATAAACAGAGTAAAAGAGGTCTTAGCCAAGATTGCTGCCGATCACCCTCATGTTCTGAATTCGCCTGAGCCATACGTCCATTTTAATGACTTCGGCAGCAGTAGTCTGGACTTTCTGCTCAGAGTATGGATTGATGACATTGATGTAACCCTTAGAACCCTGTCCGAACTACGCTTTTCGATCAACGAGATTTTTCATGATGAAGGCATAGAGATAGCCTTCCCCCAAATGGACCTGCACGTTAAGAGCACGGCGGAGAGACAAAGTGCATGA